Below is a window of bacterium DNA.
CTATACAACTTGCAAGAAATATTATTCCCTCAATTTTCCCTTCATTTAACCATCTTAAACCAGTTTTACATTCTTTTATAAATAGTTCTAATGGCATCTCTTTACCGTTTCCATAATCCCACATATATATTCCAAGTAATTTTCTTTTATTAGGGACTATTTTACAGAATTTATTAAAACAATCTTCAAGTTCATTTATTCCTTCTGACTTCCATATCCAGTAAGTTATCAAATCAAATTTCTCTAAATATTCTTTTACAGGTAGATTTAGTTGATGTTGATAAATAACTGTCCATAGTTCCATCCCATTTTTATTAAATTTTTCCTTAATTTCTGTTATCTGTTGAGGTGTGAAAGGTGGACTTTCCTTTATAAAAAAATCATCCATTATTGCACCTACTATATTTTTATATTTTTTCTTCAACTTAATTATTCTCTCTATCTCTCCTTCTTCATAACTACATCCTGCTCCAACAACACTCCATATAACTTTTTTTAATTCCTTAAAACTTTCTGCATACCTTTCGTATTCACTTGGCTCTGGCTTTCCAAATTCTCTTACAAATATTATGTTTTCAATACCAAGATATCTACAAGCATCAATGGGTGAAATTCTTGACTCTTTCTGTAAACCCCATCTATTATTCTGCATCCCTTCTTTATGTGCCCACAAATAAATTTTTTCTTTCATAATCTTCACCTTATAATTTCATAAATATGTCTTTGATAAGGAGCAAATTTATCCATAATTATTCCATCTTTTATTTCAACTTCTCTGTCCTCAAAAATAACTTTTGCTTTTTTATAATTTCTCATTTCTTTCGGTAAACTAATTTTTCCATTCAGTCCATCCTTATTTATACTTACTGAAAAAACATAATATTTTTTCACTAATTTCCTTCCCATCACCAATATATCTGGATGATTACTTTCTATCCCTTCTATCTCTTCACTGAATATTACAGGAGTAAGAATCTCTATCTCTTTATTCAATTGTTTTAATTTCATCCAGTTTCTGTATCCAAAAATCTCTCCATAAAAATACATAAGACCAGTACATCCTGAAATAATTGCTCCATATGTCTGTGCTTCCTGTTCTTCTGCTGTTGGTTCTCTGAAATGGTTATACATATTATTACCTACAAGCCACATCCAGACCCACATATTCTTCTCTCTTGCAAGTTTATCCTTTAATTTTACAAGTTCAATCACATCTCTTATTGGTCTTCCCGTTCCTCCTGTAATATACAAATCAGTTGAAAGAATATCTCCAGGGAGACCTGCATACTGTATACTTGGACCAATTGGAGTATAATTAACAAATACGGGATGCTTGGGATCTTTCTCTTTAGTTCTTTTAACAATTTCTATTATCTCTTCTGGTTTTACATCTTGTTGAATTTCTGGTTCATCTGCAACACACCATGCAATTATACATGGCTGGTCCTTATATTTTTCTATAAACTCTTCAAAATTATTCTCAATCCCTTCTTTCGGTCTAAATCCTGGCCAGACAACTAATTTCAAATCATACTTATTTGCAATTTCAAACAATTTCGCCCATCCTTTCTCTGAAGTTTCAAAAGGAAATATCTTGCTGACAACCACTATGCTTTTAAATCCTTCATCTTTCCAGAATTTAATCTTTTTTTCTATCTCATTTTCCCAGCCATCTTTATAAAACCAACCATATCCAAAAAAGAATTGTTCAAGTGGTGCAAATACAAAGAATGGCTTTCCATCAACAATAAATGGCCCCTTTTTATGCAGTTTTTTTTCTTTTTTCAAAACCATGAATTTCTCAAATACCTCTTTTTCAGGGAAAACAAGAAGATTGTAATTCTCAACATCGTGAAAATTTAAATATTTTGTAGGTGAAGTGCAGGAGTATTCGCTTATTTTATGATTTTCTCTTCCAAGATTAAACCCCCATGATTGACTTGTTAGATTTGTGATAGTCAATGAAGAAAAAGGTATAAAAACCTCAACTATCCATTGGTCTTTCTTTATTGATGTTGCTCTTTCTATCTTTCCTTTAAATGGTTGATTATTTTCTTTATCAACTACTTTTATTTTACCGAGAGAATTTATTGCAATGTGGTAATATGTCCTTCTATCATTATTTGTATCAAGAAATATCTCAACACAATCATCACTCCATACAGGACCGCCATCTTCTTTTATATCTGCTTTTATTTTTTCAATCTGACTATCATAACATTTAAAAGCAATGTATAACCCATTATCATCATAACATAAGTATGATTCTGTCTTTTCCTTTGGTTTTACCCTTTCTCCACTTTCTCTTGATATTAAAAACTCTTCTATTTTCAAACCTTTCTGCCATGCTTCATCATTCAATTCTCCATCAATTACAGGTGCTTTTTCTACTTTTTTTATAATATACTCCTCTATCTTTACTTCTTTCTTTTTTCCTTTTTCTTCTATATCAAATGGAGACAAAGAATATTCTGTTGGTTCTATGCCCTTTTCAAGTTTAGCTGCATCAACCCACAAAATACCTTCTTTTTTAAGTTCTATTTTAACCCTTAACATTCCTGTCTGATTTGTTTCTGCTTTACATATATACCTTTTCCATTCTTTGTCAACTTTTACTGTTGCTTTATGAAACTTTCCTATGTTCCACTCCCATATTGCAAGGTCAACAGGAAATTCTTCTTTATCAGACTTCATATAAACTGAAAAAACATAAGGAGTATTTTTTTCAGCATTAAAATAAAATGAATATACACCTCCTTTCTCCATTCTCAATGATTGCTTACCATGAAATTTTTCTTCTGCATCAATATGCCACAATTTCAGAAAATTCTCCATCCCTCCATATGTTAGAATTAATGACCCTATTGGAGTCCAGTATATCGGTAAATTGTCCTGCAATATTTCAAAAGAAGAGTTCTTTATTATATTTAAACCCCCTGGCTGCTTTTTTGAACTTATTTTATAAACTTTTATATCATCATATGCCATTTTATATCTCCATGCATGAAATCCAACTTCTCTTCCTTTCATAGCAGGGTCGATTATTTCACAAACTTTCTCTCCATCAACATACCACTCAAATATTCCACCTGTTTTTCTTATTATCTTAAACTGATACCACTTATCCAAAATTATA
It encodes the following:
- a CDS encoding carbohydrate-binding family 9-like protein; translated protein: MIKKYFILSLIFLFVLSFKVKCQEMEVIFSDDFSGEKISDKWKLDSQHSWEIKDGVLQTTKYGGAATIKDELPEDIIVEAKVKMIEPNPELSGGFGGLAVSGINFVLRKEGFWWPYKRPGDERYSGGQKEGNIILDKWYQFKIIRKTGGIFEWYVDGEKVCEIIDPAMKGREVGFHAWRYKMAYDDIKVYKISSKKQPGGLNIIKNSSFEILQDNLPIYWTPIGSLILTYGGMENFLKLWHIDAEEKFHGKQSLRMEKGGVYSFYFNAEKNTPYVFSVYMKSDKEEFPVDLAIWEWNIGKFHKATVKVDKEWKRYICKAETNQTGMLRVKIELKKEGILWVDAAKLEKGIEPTEYSLSPFDIEEKGKKKEVKIEEYIIKKVEKAPVIDGELNDEAWQKGLKIEEFLISRESGERVKPKEKTESYLCYDDNGLYIAFKCYDSQIEKIKADIKEDGGPVWSDDCVEIFLDTNNDRRTYYHIAINSLGKIKVVDKENNQPFKGKIERATSIKKDQWIVEVFIPFSSLTITNLTSQSWGFNLGRENHKISEYSCTSPTKYLNFHDVENYNLLVFPEKEVFEKFMVLKKEKKLHKKGPFIVDGKPFFVFAPLEQFFFGYGWFYKDGWENEIEKKIKFWKDEGFKSIVVVSKIFPFETSEKGWAKLFEIANKYDLKLVVWPGFRPKEGIENNFEEFIEKYKDQPCIIAWCVADEPEIQQDVKPEEIIEIVKRTKEKDPKHPVFVNYTPIGPSIQYAGLPGDILSTDLYITGGTGRPIRDVIELVKLKDKLAREKNMWVWMWLVGNNMYNHFREPTAEEQEAQTYGAIISGCTGLMYFYGEIFGYRNWMKLKQLNKEIEILTPVIFSEEIEGIESNHPDILVMGRKLVKKYYVFSVSINKDGLNGKISLPKEMRNYKKAKVIFEDREVEIKDGIIMDKFAPYQRHIYEIIR